DNA from Massilia antarctica:
GCACCCCGACGTGGACGCCGCCGTCTTCGAGACCGCGCGCGGCGGCATGCTGCGCGAAGGGCTCGCGTTCGACCGCTGCCAGGTGGCCGTGGTCACCAACATCGGCGCGGGCGACCATCTGGGCCTGAACTACATCACCACGGTCGAAGACCTGGCGGTGCTCAAGCGCGTGATCGTGCAAAATGTCGCCAACGGCGGCGTGGCGGTATTGAACGCCAACGACCCGGTGGTGGTGGGCATGGCCGACAACTGCCGCGGCACGGTCACCTTCTTCACCGCCGACAGCGGGCATCCGGTCATGTCGACCCACCGCGCCCAGGGTCAGCGCGTGGTCTACGTCGACGGCGGCATGCTGGTCGCCGCGCAAGGCAAGGTGGAGCACCGCATCGCGCTGGCCGAGGTGCCGATCACGCGCGGCGGCAGCATCGGCTTCCAGGTCGACAACGTGATGGCCTCGGTGGCGGCGGCATGGGCGGTCGGCACGGCGTGGGACGACATCCGCGCCGGGCTCAAATCGTTCGCCAACGAAAGCGACAATGCGCCGGGGCGCTTCAACGTCTTCAGCTACCGCGGCGCGACCGTGATTGCCGACTACGGCCACAATCCGGACGCCATCCTGGCGCTGGTGGGTGCGGTGGAAAGCATGCCGGCCAAGCGGCGCATGGTGGTCATCAGCGGCGCGGGCGACCGGCGCGACGAAGACATCCGCCAGCAGACCGAGATTCTGGGTGCGGCCTTCGACGACGTGCTGCTGTACCAGGACCAGTGCCAGCGCGGGCGTGCCGACGGCGAAGTCGTCGCGCTGCTGCGCCAGGGCCTGACGGGCGCCGCGCGCACCACGCACGTGGACGAAATCAACGGCGAGTTCGTTGCGATCGACACGGCGCTGGCGCGTCTCGGCGAAGGCGACCTGTGCCTGATCCTGATCGACCAGGTCGACGAAGCGCTGGCCCACATCGCCAGCCGCATCGCCCAAGGCTAACCGCCACTCACAATTTCCCAACCGGGGTCTGACCTCTGATTAGAAATAATTGCCTGCCAGAGGTCAGAAAATCCGCGAAATCGGGGCAGACCTCCTACAACCGGGGTCTGACCTCTGATTAGAAATTGTTTTGAACAAGCAAGCTGCCCGGTTCGGATACGTCACGGATACGTCATCTGGCAGCGTACTTCCTCACTCTGCGGCCGGCTCCCGATCCACCAGATCGATGACGCGCGCCGGCAACACTGGAGCCGGGATCTTGATTCGACACGGTAATTAATTGCTAATCAGAGGTCAGACCCCGGTTGTGCATGTGTTGCCCAAAGCAAAAATATTAATGTTGATAGACAGTTAAATAACAACTACACTGGGGCGCCTTTACTGCCAATAATAGATGCCATGACGCAACACGACGAATCCGATCGCCGGCCCATTACCGTGCGCGATGCCGGCTGGGCAAGGCGGATTGCACGATGGCTGGCCGACCGAGGCATCAGCCCCAATCAGATTTCCGTTCTCAGCATCGTCTTTGCCGCCCTCGGCGCCGCTGCGCTCATCCGCGGCGGGCTCTTCATGCACCATCCCGCCCTGTTCCCGATCGCCGCCGCGCTGTGCATCCAGGGCCGCCTCTTGTGCAATCTGTTCGATGGCATGGTCGCCGTCGAGTACAACAAGGCCACGCCGCTCGGCCCCGTGTTCAACGAATTCCCCGACCGTATCGCCGATTCCCTGCTGCTGGTCGCCGCCGGCTATGCGGCCGCCGATCCCGTGCTCGGCTGGCTGGCAGCCCTGGCCGCCGCCCTGACCGCCTACGTGCGCGTGTATGGCGCTTCCTGCGGCCTCGGCCACGATTTCCGCGGCCCCATGGCCAAGCAGCACCGCATGGCCGTCCTCACCGTGGCTTGCCTGGCCGCCGCTGTCGTGCCGGTCCTTCCGCTCGGTTACCCGACCATGGGCGTGGCCATGGCCATGGCCATCATCGTCCTATTGAGCCTGGTCACCTGCGTGACCCGCACCCTGGCCCTGTGCCGCCAGCTCGAACAGAAAGCCAGGCAGTGAACCCTTTCTTCCGCCTGCAGCGCGACGCCTTGCTCGGCCTGCAGCGGCTGATCGTCGGTGGCGCCGCCTTCTACGATGTAGCGCCTGCCCATCCCTGCGTGTTTTTCGCCAATCACACCAGCCATCTGGATACCACGGGCTTGCTCGGTGCCATTCCGCCCACCATGCGCGACCGCACGCGCCCCGTGGCCGGCGCCGATTACTGGGACAAGACGGCGCTGCGCCGCTACATCGCGCACAGCCTGCTCAACGTGGTGCTGGTCGACCGCGCCAAGGGCGGCGCCGAGGCGCTGGTGCCGCTGACCGCAGCGCTCGACCAGCACGATTCGCTGATCGTGTTCCCCGAGGGCACGCGCAAGGATGCGACCTTGCCGGGCGAGTTCAAATCCGGGCTGTATCACCTGAGTAAGGATCGCCCAACCCTGGCCCTGGTGCCGGTGTACCAGCAAAACCTGCACCGCGCGCTGCCCAAGGGCGCCCCGTTCCCGCTGCCGCTGCTGTGCCGCTCGCACTTCGGCGCGCCGCTGTACAACGACCGCGGCGAGGACAAGGAGGCCTTCCTCGCGCGCATGCACCAAGCCGTGTGCGACCTGGCCGATACTTTCTGAGGCGCTCCCGATGACTCCCCAATTCATACTGACCGGCCAGATCCTGCTGGCGATCCTGGTGGTCGCCTCAGGCGTCGGCTTCGTGCTGCGGCTCAGGAATCCCGGCAGCGCGACCATCATCAACCTGAACGCCCGCATCAACGCGTGGTGGATCATGGCCGGCGTGCTGTTTTCAGCGCTGGTCCTGGGGCGCTATGTGACGATCGTGGTGTTCGGCTTCGCCTCGCTGATGGCGCTGCGCGAATTCCTCACCCTCACGCCGACCCGCAAGAGCGATTACTGGCCACTGTTCATCGCCTTCTTCATCGCCCTGCCGGCCCAGTACTGGCTGCTGTGGACCCAGTGGTACGGCCTGTTCGCGATCATGATCCCGGTGTATATCTTTTTCCTGATCTCGGCCGCCAGCGCGATCAGCCAGGATACCGAGGACTTTCTGTCGCGTAATGCACGCATCGTGTTCGCGGTGATGATCTGCGTGTATGGCGTCAGCCATGCGCCGGCCCTGCTGATGCTCGACATACCGAACTTCGAAGGCCACAACGCCCAGTTGCTGTTCTTCTTCGTCTTCATCGTGCAGATCAGCGATGTGCTGCAGTACGTCTTCGGCAAGCTGTTCGGCAAGCACAAGCTGGTGCCCAAGCTAAGCCCGAACAAGACCTGGGAAGGCTTGATCGGCGGCGGCCTGGCGACGATGGGGATCGGCGCGCTACTGGCCTTCGTCACGCCGTTCACGCCGCTGCAGGCGGCCGGCATGGCCGCGCTGATCGTCATCGGCGGCGTCATGGGCGGCCTGGTCATGTCGGGCGTGAAGCGCTCGCTCGGGGCCAAGGACTGGGGCACGGGCATCGCCGGCCACGGCGGCTACATGGACCGCCTCGACTCGCTCGGTTTCGCCGCTCCGGTGTTCTTCCACATCGTGCGCTGGATCTGGGCCCTGCCCTGACCTGTTCGTAGCACAAGTACGTCCCGCTCCGCCTTCCTTTCCCTGCCCCAGCCATCGTCCGTTCCGCCCTCGTCGGCGGCGGCCGGCGTTCGCCTTGATTTTCTTATAACTCGGTAAAACAATATGTAGTAATATTACATAGGCTCACAGCCTATCGCCAGCGGCGTCACAAAAACGACGTATCAAGGACAAGGGCGCCGCTGCACATCCCCCTCTTCAGGAGTTGCACATGCATTCTCTAGGTAGTATTACTTCACGACTCACATCGCCATCTCAGCGCCTGCTCAGCGCGAGCTTGTGCGCCAGCCTGCTGGCCGCCTGCGGTGGTTCCGATTCCACCAGCGCCCCCGAAACCCCGAAAATGATGTCGGAGTCGGTCCAGCGCGCATCGGTCGCGGCAGCCGCCGTGGCACCCGGCACCATCCGCATGCACTACCGGCGCGCCCAGCGCGACGAAGCGCAGTGGGGCGTGTATTCCTGGTCCGGCCCGGCCAAGCCCAGCGTCGAATGGATCAAGGACCGCTTCATGCTGGCCGCCAGCGACAGCTACGGCGGCTATGTCGATATTGCGGTCGATGCCACCAAGACCAAAATCGATTTCCTGCTTACCGATGGCAGCGGCAACAAGAACTGCGCCAGCGACCAGGCCGGCGATTTTGCGGCGGACATCGCCACCCGAGGCCAGGAAATCTGGCTGCTCGAAGGCGACTGCAAGGTCTACACCAGCGCCCCGGCGATCAGCTTCGGCAACCTGGCCAACGCCGCCGCGCACTGGCTCTCGCCCGATACCGTGGTGTGGCCGGGCACGCCGGCCGGTGGCAGCTACAAGCTGTTTTACGCGGCCAACGGTGGCTTGGGTTCCGCAGCGGGCGGCGTTACCGGCGCCGATGGCAGCATCGACCTGCGCGCGGCCGGTGCCCTGTCGCCGGCGCTGCAAGCGAAGTATCCGCACCTGGCCGGGTCCACCACGCTGACACTATCCGGCGCCGACACGGCCGGCCTGCCCGCCAAAGTCAGCGGCCAGTTCGCCATCGCCCAGTTCGACGCGGCGGGCAAGCTGGTACAGGTCACGTCGCTGCAAACGAGCGGCCTGCTGGATGCCCTGTTCGCCCCGGCCGCCGCCAACAGCGCGCTCGGTGCCACCTTCAACCGGGCCGGCGTGCCGACCTTCCGCGTGTGGGCACCGACCGCCAAATCGGTCGCGCTCAATGTGTACGCGAATGCCGGCGCGGCCAGCGCCAGCAGCGTGCCGATGACGCGCGACACGGCCAGCGGCGTGTGGCACTACACGGCCCCCAACGCCGCCTGGACCAACCGCGCCTACTACACCTACACGGTCAATGTGCTGTCGCGCTGGGCCAACAACACGGTGGTCAGCAACGTGGTCACCGATCCGTACTCATTGAGCCTGAACGCCAACGGCCAGCGCAGCTTCGTCGCGAACCTGGACAGCGCCGCGCTCAAACCGTCCGGCTGGGACTATCATCCGATTCCGCGCCTGGAGCATCCGACCGATATCTCCCTGTACGAACTGCAGGTGCGCGATTTCAGCGCCAGCGACCTCACTGTGCCGGCCAGCCATCGGGGCAAGTTCCTCGCTTTCACCGATGTGCACTCGAACGGCATGCGCCACCTGCGCGCGTTGCAGCGCGCCGGCATGAGCCATATCCATCTGCTGCCAAGTTTCGACATCGCCAGCGTCAACGAAACCGGTTGCGGCACACCAGTCATTCCGGCCGCGGCGTCCAATTCGGAGGCGCAGCAAGCCGCCGTGGCGGCCGCCGGCGACAGCGACTGCTTCAACTGGGGCTACGATCCGGTCCATTACAGCGCGCCCGAGGGCAGCTTCGCGACCGACGCCAGCGACGGCGCGGTGCGCGTGCGCGAGTTCCGCGCGATGGTCAAGTCGCTGCACGAACACGGCTTGCGCGTGACGATGGACGTGGTCTACAACCACACCAGCGGCGCGCAGCAAAGCCCGCTGTCGGTGCTCGACAAGATCGTGCCGGCCTACTACTACCGCCTCAATCCGAGCGGCGCCATCACCAACGACAGCTGCTGCGCCGACACCGCCGCCGAAAACGCGATGATGGCCAAGCTGATGACCGATTCGGTCGTCACCTGGGCCACCGACTACAAGGTCGACAGCTTCCGCTTCGACATCATGGGCATGGCGCCGCTGGCGGTCATCACCAAGCTGAAAGCGACGGTCGAGCGCGCCGCCCAGCGCGACATTTACCTGTACGGCGAAGCCTGGAACTTCGGCGTGGTCGGCAACGACGCGCGCTTCGTGCAGGCGCGCCAGGCCAATATGTTCGGCAGCGGTATCGGCTCGTTCAACGACCGCCTGCGCGACGCGGTGCGGGGCGGCGGCTGCTGCGATGGCGGGGCGGACCTGATCGGCCAGCAGGGCTTCATCAACGGCGCCTTTTACGACCCGAATGCCACCAGCACGCAAACCAAGGACGACTTGCTGCGCCTGGGCGACTTGATCAAGGTGGGCTTGTCGGGCACCCTGCGCGACTACAGTTTCACCGACCGCACTGGTGTGGTGCGCAAGAATGCGGACATCGATTATTTCGGGCAGAAGGCGGGGTTCGCGGCCAGTCCGGCCGAAACCATCAACTACGTCGAAGCGCATGACAACCAGACCCTGTTCGACCTGAATGCCTTCAAGCTGCCGCAGGCGACCAGCTTTGCGGACCGCGTGCGCGTGCAGAACCTGGGCGCGGCGATCAACATGCTGTCGCAAGGCGTGCCGTTCTTCCACGCGGGGCAGGACATCCTGCGTTCGAAGTCGCTCGACCGCGACAGCTACAACGCCGGCGACTGGTTCAACCGCCTCGACTTTTCCTACCAGTCGAATAACTTCGGCGTCGGTTTGCCGATGGCTGGTGTGAACAAGGCCAACTGGGAATTCATGTCGCCGATTCTCGCCAATGCGCTGATCAAGCCCGATTCGGCGGCGATTGTGTCGGTGCGCGATTACTTCCTCGACCTGCTGGAGATACGCAACGACACCACCCTGTTCCGCCTGCGCAGCGCCAGGGATGTGAGCGAGCGGCTCAGGTTCCACAACGTGGGGCCGCAGCAGGTCGCCGGTTTGATCGCGATGAGCATCGACGGGCGCCGCTATCCGGGCGCGAAATACGCCAGCGTGGCGACCTTTTTCAACGTCGACAAAGTCGCCAGGACCATCACGATCGATGAACTCAAGGGGCGCAAGCTGGCCGTGCACAAGGTGCAGCGCAAGTCGGACAATGACCGGCTGGCCAGGACGGCGACGTACGAGCGCGCCAGCGGCACCTTCAGCATTCCGCCACGAACAACAGTGGTGTTCGTGGAGAATGGTCCGTTCTGGCAAAACGACGACTAGGCCATCAAAGGTAGAGTCGTCCCCGCGCCAAGGCGGCACTCGGCGGGGACCCAGGTTCCGCGCTCAGTCGTTGGCTGCGGAGCGGACTTGGGTTCCCGCCGACTCCCCTTTGGCGCGGGAACGACAGCGGTGCTGCCGATACCAAGATCGGTATCGGCAACGGCAAAAACATGATTGGAGCAATTTCTGCGTGTCCCCTATGATTCGGGCAAATAAGAGCATTGAGCTCGATAACAATCATCGGAGACCCATGAACAATCCCGCCCCCGCCCGCGGCCGCGCCCGCACGGCCCGTCCCATCGTCCTCAAATCCCTGGTAGCCTCCCTGCTCGGCGCCGGCATGCTCAGTCATGTCTCGGTCGCCGCCCAGGAAGCACTCCCCGCCTCTCCTGACACCGCCGTCGTTACCGTCAGCGGCGTGCGCAAGGCGGCGCAGAGCGCGCAAACGATCAAGAAAAACGCCGACCAGGTGGTCGATTCCATCGTCGCCGACGATATCGGCAAGTTCCCCGACAAGAACGTGGCCGAAATCCTGCAACGCGTCCCCGGCGTGCAAGTCTCGCGCGGCAGCGGCGAGGCCGGCACGGTCATCATCCGCGGCTTGGGCGGCGTGGTGGCCCTCCTCAATGGCCGCGAGTTTTTCTCCGACACCGGCCGCAGCCTGTACCTGGCCGATGTGCCGGCCTCCATGCTGCAACGCATCGACGTCTACAAGACTCAGGGCGGCGACCTGCCCGAAGGCGGCACCGCCGGCGTGATCGACGTGCGCACCAACCGCCCGTTCGACTTCAAGGGCCGGCAGGTCAACCTGAATGCGCGCGTGGAAAACCGCGACAAGGCCAAGACCAATAATCCCGACCTGAGCGCCATGGTCAGCGACCGCTGGAAGACCGATATCGGCGAGTTCGGCGCGCTGGTCGGCCTGTCGTACCAGCGCGGCCGCTACCACGATGAAGTGGCGTTCGCCGGCTTTCCGATCCCGATCGACAATGGCGTGACCGGCGCCGAGAACTTCGGCCGTTTCATGGGTAACGGCGACCGCAAGCGCGAGGCAGGGAACATCGCCCTGCAATGGCGTCCGAGTCCGACCGTGGAAGTGTTTGCCGAAGGCTTCCGCACGAATATCGACCACCGCTTCCAGAACAATTTCATGATCGGTTTCCCGCCGCACTTCACCGGCGCGACCATCACGACCAAGCCGGGCACGAACAATCTCGACACCATCACGCGCCTGAACCAGGATGCGCCGGGCTTCTCGTCGACCCAGGCTTACCAGCACGATGTGACCAACCAACAGGTGGCCGTCGGCGCGCGCTGGGATGCCACGCCCACCTTGCGCTTGACCACCGAAGTGGCGCGCACCGCGAGCTACTTCAAGGAACGGCGCGTGATTTTCGACTTCGATTACACGGCGCGCGGCTTCCTGGGCGCGGTGCGCTCGGGCGGCGGCTACCTGGACTTCCCGGGCACGAACATGGAAGACCCGGACGACGCCAAGTTCCGCGTGCGCGGCGGCACCGACATCGCCAACGCGCGCCAGGGCACCTCGAACGACTGGCGCGGCGATGTGGTCTACGACACAAGCGAGAACGGCGTGCTCGGTTTTGTGAAGGAACTGGCCGGCGGCGTGCGCCTGGCCGAGCGCAAGGCCTCGTCGCGCGGGATCCGCGACATGTGGTACGCGAATAGTCCGCAAAATGGCGTACCGGCCAGCAGCTTTCCCGGCTTGTGGACCTTGTCGGCGCCGACCGGCGGCAATTATGGCGTGAACCGCTACGTGGTGGCCGACCATAACTATCTCCTCGACCATACCGACGTCGTGCGCACCATCCTGACCGGCTCGCCCGCGCAGCTGGAAGACAATCCGCTGTCGTACTACAGCGACGTGGAACGCACCTCGGCCTTGTACGCGAAGGCCAAGTTCGGTTTCCACATGGGCGTGCCGATCAGCGGCGTGGTGGGCGCGCGCGTGGTGCGCACCGAGCAGACGCTCAAGGGCAATTCGTCGATCGTCGGCGTAGTCGCGCCGGTGTCGGTCGATACCAGCCGCACCGATGTGCTGCCTAGCCTGGCGCTGCGCGCGGAGCTGGCGCCAACCCTGGTGGCGCGCCTGGTCAGCGGCCGTGCAGTCGAGCGGCCGGCGTTTGCCGACTACAATCCGGCGCTGCGGCTGACCGAAGGGGTGGCGGCGACGTCGAATTCGTCGGGCATCGTCGGCACCGGCGCGGCCGGCAATCCGAATCTGCGGCCGACCAAATCGGACAATATCGACGTGGCGCTGGAATGGTATTTTGCGCCGACGGGTTCGTTGACGGGAACGATTTTCCAGCACAAGTTCACCGACCGTTCGGTGGAAAAAGCGGCGCGCGAAATCATCAACGGCCGCGAGTACGATGTGACGCGCCGCTACAACCTGGCCAAGGCCAATCTGGAAGGCGTCGAGATGAGTTACCGGCAGTTCTACGACTTCCTGCCGGGGATGCTGAGCGGGCTGGGGCTGGAGGCGAACTTCACGTACATCACCGGCAAGCAGACCAATCCGGATGGACGCGAGTCGACCTTCCTGGGGATGTCGAAGACCTCGTATAACCTGGTGGGGCTGTACGAGAAGGAGGCGTGGTCGGCGCGCCTGGCGTACAACTGGCGCTCGAAGTTCATGGCCGAGGAACGCTATCGGGGTAATGACAAGCTGGACTTGTATGTGGCGCCGCTGCGCTCGCTCGACGGGTCCTTGTCGTACCGGATCAGCAAGCAGCTGACCGTGACCCTGGATGGGAATAATCTGCTGGACCAGCCGTATCACGATTATTTCAACAAGGACCCGGGCCTGGTGCGCGATACGCGCCGCTATGACCGGGCGGTGGGGTTGGCGCTGCATTACAAGTATTAAGCCCTCCGTCGCTCCCGCGCAGCCTCCAGTTCCTAAGAAACTTCTCCAATTCCGTGGAACGAGGCAAGTCCAGATGCTAATGCCGCTAGCTTATGCTCCGTCATTCCCGCGAAGGCGGGAATCCAGGTCCGGCGCTCAGCCAACGGCTACGGTACAAAATTGGGTTCCCGTCTGCGCGCACTGCTGTCCGGAATAAAGTGGGTTGACAACGTTAAAAGGGTTGCAGGTATTGGTTTACGAGGGTTAACCTCTGTTTGCCAACTTAAAAACCAAACCTGCAACATGTTCAGCATAACTACTTTTCAGCGTTTAATGAAGGGGCTCCCGCGAGGAACCTTCGCTCAACTAGTCGAACGGCACAATGCCGACAAATATTGCAAGAAGTTCGGGCATTGGGATCATCTCATTGCCATGCTCTACGCGCAGATCAGTGAGGCGAAGGGGTTGCGACCACTGGAGACTGGCTTCAACAGTCATGTCGCGCATCACTACCATCTTGGTACGTCAGCGATCAAGCGCTCCACCTTGGCTGACGCCAATGAGAATCGATCTGACACGGTGTTTAGTGATACCGCTGCCTGGTTGATGGGGAAGGTGTCGCGTAAGCTGCGCCAGCAAAGCAATGATCTGATGTATTTGCTTGACTCCACCTCGTTGACGTTGAAGGGACGGGAGTTTGAGAGGTGGACGCCCGAGAATAGCACTCGCAATACGCAAGGCTTGAAGCTGCACGTTTTGTATGATGCCCATGATGC
Protein-coding regions in this window:
- a CDS encoding CDP-alcohol phosphatidyltransferase family protein, whose translation is MTQHDESDRRPITVRDAGWARRIARWLADRGISPNQISVLSIVFAALGAAALIRGGLFMHHPALFPIAAALCIQGRLLCNLFDGMVAVEYNKATPLGPVFNEFPDRIADSLLLVAAGYAAADPVLGWLAALAAALTAYVRVYGASCGLGHDFRGPMAKQHRMAVLTVACLAAAVVPVLPLGYPTMGVAMAMAIIVLLSLVTCVTRTLALCRQLEQKARQ
- a CDS encoding IS4 family transposase, which produces MGSRLRALLSGIKWVDNVKRVAGIGLRGLTSVCQLKNQTCNMFSITTFQRLMKGLPRGTFAQLVERHNADKYCKKFGHWDHLIAMLYAQISEAKGLRPLETGFNSHVAHHYHLGTSAIKRSTLADANENRSDTVFSDTAAWLMGKVSRKLRQQSNDLMYLLDSTSLTLKGREFERWTPENSTRNTQGLKLHVLYDAHDAIPVWHDISHPNVNDVERAVDVPLEANALYVFDKGYCDFNWWKSIDEANARFVTRFKNNAAVNVLQKSDIPADDAHIVLSDEIVTFKHKRLGGKRINLYFGKPLRRVIVARPNKDTPIVLATNDFDSSAMEIAQHYKKRWAIELFFKWIKQHLKIKQFLGRSENAVRIQILTKVDPSVKTIIQQV
- a CDS encoding lysophospholipid acyltransferase family protein yields the protein MNPFFRLQRDALLGLQRLIVGGAAFYDVAPAHPCVFFANHTSHLDTTGLLGAIPPTMRDRTRPVAGADYWDKTALRRYIAHSLLNVVLVDRAKGGAEALVPLTAALDQHDSLIVFPEGTRKDATLPGEFKSGLYHLSKDRPTLALVPVYQQNLHRALPKGAPFPLPLLCRSHFGAPLYNDRGEDKEAFLARMHQAVCDLADTF
- a CDS encoding alpha-1,6-glucosidase domain-containing protein, with amino-acid sequence MHSLGSITSRLTSPSQRLLSASLCASLLAACGGSDSTSAPETPKMMSESVQRASVAAAAVAPGTIRMHYRRAQRDEAQWGVYSWSGPAKPSVEWIKDRFMLAASDSYGGYVDIAVDATKTKIDFLLTDGSGNKNCASDQAGDFAADIATRGQEIWLLEGDCKVYTSAPAISFGNLANAAAHWLSPDTVVWPGTPAGGSYKLFYAANGGLGSAAGGVTGADGSIDLRAAGALSPALQAKYPHLAGSTTLTLSGADTAGLPAKVSGQFAIAQFDAAGKLVQVTSLQTSGLLDALFAPAAANSALGATFNRAGVPTFRVWAPTAKSVALNVYANAGAASASSVPMTRDTASGVWHYTAPNAAWTNRAYYTYTVNVLSRWANNTVVSNVVTDPYSLSLNANGQRSFVANLDSAALKPSGWDYHPIPRLEHPTDISLYELQVRDFSASDLTVPASHRGKFLAFTDVHSNGMRHLRALQRAGMSHIHLLPSFDIASVNETGCGTPVIPAAASNSEAQQAAVAAAGDSDCFNWGYDPVHYSAPEGSFATDASDGAVRVREFRAMVKSLHEHGLRVTMDVVYNHTSGAQQSPLSVLDKIVPAYYYRLNPSGAITNDSCCADTAAENAMMAKLMTDSVVTWATDYKVDSFRFDIMGMAPLAVITKLKATVERAAQRDIYLYGEAWNFGVVGNDARFVQARQANMFGSGIGSFNDRLRDAVRGGGCCDGGADLIGQQGFINGAFYDPNATSTQTKDDLLRLGDLIKVGLSGTLRDYSFTDRTGVVRKNADIDYFGQKAGFAASPAETINYVEAHDNQTLFDLNAFKLPQATSFADRVRVQNLGAAINMLSQGVPFFHAGQDILRSKSLDRDSYNAGDWFNRLDFSYQSNNFGVGLPMAGVNKANWEFMSPILANALIKPDSAAIVSVRDYFLDLLEIRNDTTLFRLRSARDVSERLRFHNVGPQQVAGLIAMSIDGRRYPGAKYASVATFFNVDKVARTITIDELKGRKLAVHKVQRKSDNDRLARTATYERASGTFSIPPRTTVVFVENGPFWQNDD
- a CDS encoding phosphatidate cytidylyltransferase, which translates into the protein MTPQFILTGQILLAILVVASGVGFVLRLRNPGSATIINLNARINAWWIMAGVLFSALVLGRYVTIVVFGFASLMALREFLTLTPTRKSDYWPLFIAFFIALPAQYWLLWTQWYGLFAIMIPVYIFFLISAASAISQDTEDFLSRNARIVFAVMICVYGVSHAPALLMLDIPNFEGHNAQLLFFFVFIVQISDVLQYVFGKLFGKHKLVPKLSPNKTWEGLIGGGLATMGIGALLAFVTPFTPLQAAGMAALIVIGGVMGGLVMSGVKRSLGAKDWGTGIAGHGGYMDRLDSLGFAAPVFFHIVRWIWALP
- a CDS encoding TonB-dependent receptor; the protein is MNNPAPARGRARTARPIVLKSLVASLLGAGMLSHVSVAAQEALPASPDTAVVTVSGVRKAAQSAQTIKKNADQVVDSIVADDIGKFPDKNVAEILQRVPGVQVSRGSGEAGTVIIRGLGGVVALLNGREFFSDTGRSLYLADVPASMLQRIDVYKTQGGDLPEGGTAGVIDVRTNRPFDFKGRQVNLNARVENRDKAKTNNPDLSAMVSDRWKTDIGEFGALVGLSYQRGRYHDEVAFAGFPIPIDNGVTGAENFGRFMGNGDRKREAGNIALQWRPSPTVEVFAEGFRTNIDHRFQNNFMIGFPPHFTGATITTKPGTNNLDTITRLNQDAPGFSSTQAYQHDVTNQQVAVGARWDATPTLRLTTEVARTASYFKERRVIFDFDYTARGFLGAVRSGGGYLDFPGTNMEDPDDAKFRVRGGTDIANARQGTSNDWRGDVVYDTSENGVLGFVKELAGGVRLAERKASSRGIRDMWYANSPQNGVPASSFPGLWTLSAPTGGNYGVNRYVVADHNYLLDHTDVVRTILTGSPAQLEDNPLSYYSDVERTSALYAKAKFGFHMGVPISGVVGARVVRTEQTLKGNSSIVGVVAPVSVDTSRTDVLPSLALRAELAPTLVARLVSGRAVERPAFADYNPALRLTEGVAATSNSSGIVGTGAAGNPNLRPTKSDNIDVALEWYFAPTGSLTGTIFQHKFTDRSVEKAAREIINGREYDVTRRYNLAKANLEGVEMSYRQFYDFLPGMLSGLGLEANFTYITGKQTNPDGRESTFLGMSKTSYNLVGLYEKEAWSARLAYNWRSKFMAEERYRGNDKLDLYVAPLRSLDGSLSYRISKQLTVTLDGNNLLDQPYHDYFNKDPGLVRDTRRYDRAVGLALHYKY